Below is a genomic region from Helicobacter pylori.
TTGATGACAATGCAGCGGTGATTTTGGACGCTAAAAAAGATCCGGTTGGCACAAGGATTTTTGGGCCAGTGAGCCGAGAAGTGCGTTACGCTAATTTCATGAAAATTATTTCTCTAGCGCCGGAGGTTGTATAATGAAAAGCGAAATCAAAAAAAATGACATGGTGAAAGTCATTGCAGGAGACGATAAGGGTAAGGTCGCTAAGGTTTTAGCGGTGTTGCCTAAGACTTCTCAAGTGGTTGTTGAAGGGTGTAAAGTGGTGAAAAAAGCGATTAAACCTACTGATGATAACCCTAAAGGGGGCTTTATCCATAAAGAAAAGCCCATGCACATTTCCAATG
It encodes:
- the rplX gene encoding 50S ribosomal protein L24; its protein translation is MKSEIKKNDMVKVIAGDDKGKVAKVLAVLPKTSQVVVEGCKVVKKAIKPTDDNPKGGFIHKEKPMHISNVKKA